In Luteolibacter sp. Y139, the following proteins share a genomic window:
- a CDS encoding phenylacetate--CoA ligase family protein, whose product MPLPTPHAAFPGAVWPAIPPTPAAALLAVLGQLAESQCMEADELAMARRPQLEALMAHAAGQLPFWRKRLEAAGFEVEAGKNAGLSLAEWNARWASLPVLTRAEVQSLEAQLRVAKLPDGHGVVGESVTSGSSGRPVRIARSTLDYFYWQAFQLREHVWRGRDVAGTFLTISRDESRKVIDESVHLRSMADWGPPASVVWATGKSFLLDYRAPVRRLVETICEVRPDYLCTFPSLLLEILRHARGEGIELPPLKEAIGVGEASPPELAGLCREVWGAPLCSTYTAAETGAMAYQCREGGRWHVQAEKSFIEVIDAEGRACGPGQTGRVIVTPLHNFAMPLLRYEIGDLATVGEGPCVCGRTLPVLEAIPGRARDLLMLPSGELRPPYYGHNAVMQVRSIRQHQVIQTARDRVCLRLVVVQPLTGEEEAHVLKSAGDALGAGFVVEIEYVEEIVRGAGGKFAEFERRC is encoded by the coding sequence ATGCCTTTGCCGACGCCTCATGCTGCATTTCCGGGGGCGGTGTGGCCGGCGATTCCGCCGACGCCGGCGGCGGCGTTGCTGGCGGTGCTGGGGCAGTTGGCGGAGAGCCAGTGCATGGAGGCGGATGAGCTGGCGATGGCGCGGCGGCCGCAGCTGGAGGCGCTGATGGCTCATGCGGCGGGGCAGTTGCCGTTTTGGAGGAAGCGCTTGGAGGCGGCGGGATTTGAGGTGGAGGCGGGCAAGAATGCGGGGCTGAGCCTGGCGGAGTGGAATGCGCGGTGGGCATCGCTGCCGGTGCTGACGCGTGCGGAGGTGCAATCGCTGGAGGCGCAGCTGCGGGTGGCGAAGCTGCCGGACGGGCATGGGGTGGTGGGCGAGAGCGTGACCTCGGGCTCATCGGGGCGGCCGGTGCGGATCGCGCGGAGCACGCTGGATTACTTCTATTGGCAGGCGTTCCAACTGCGCGAGCATGTGTGGCGCGGGCGCGATGTGGCGGGGACGTTCCTGACGATCTCGCGGGATGAGAGCCGGAAGGTGATCGATGAGAGTGTCCACCTGCGGAGCATGGCGGACTGGGGGCCGCCGGCGTCGGTGGTGTGGGCGACGGGGAAGAGCTTTCTGTTAGACTATCGGGCGCCGGTGCGGCGGCTGGTGGAGACGATCTGTGAGGTGCGGCCGGACTACCTGTGCACGTTTCCCTCGCTGCTGTTAGAGATCCTGCGGCATGCGCGTGGGGAAGGGATCGAGCTGCCGCCGCTGAAGGAGGCGATCGGTGTGGGTGAGGCGAGTCCGCCGGAGCTGGCGGGGCTGTGCCGGGAGGTGTGGGGTGCGCCGCTGTGCAGCACCTACACGGCGGCGGAGACGGGGGCGATGGCGTATCAGTGCCGGGAGGGTGGCCGGTGGCACGTGCAGGCGGAGAAGTCATTCATCGAGGTGATCGATGCGGAGGGACGGGCGTGTGGGCCGGGGCAGACGGGGCGGGTGATCGTGACGCCGCTGCACAATTTCGCGATGCCGCTGCTGCGGTATGAGATCGGCGATCTGGCGACGGTGGGTGAGGGGCCGTGCGTGTGTGGTCGGACGCTGCCGGTGCTGGAGGCGATTCCCGGGAGGGCGCGTGACTTGCTGATGCTGCCGTCAGGGGAATTGCGGCCGCCTTATTATGGGCACAACGCGGTGATGCAGGTGCGGTCGATCCGGCAGCATCAGGTGATCCAGACGGCGCGGGATCGGGTGTGTCTCCGGCTGGTGGTGGTGCAGCCCCTGACCGGTGAGGAGGAGGCGCATGTGCTGAAGAGCGCGGGGGATGCGCTGGGGGCGGGGTTTGTGGTGGAGATTGAGTATGTGGAGGAGATTGTGCGCGGGGCCGGGGGGAAGTTTGCGGAGTTTGAGAGGCGTTGTTAG
- a CDS encoding PEP-CTERM sorting domain-containing protein encodes MKSKFRAAATLGLLLTANKPEVSQAATTVISAGPQAASSSFDLLFATPLTSVQQLVSIDQGSVNTGEGAAFTISAILTSNQLVTVFSSGTVAPFQNITLAALTGNTFTAFGSPQDIKGLHFESFKVGGSGFAGTVALPAATNFTFTVVPEPATSTGLALGAAALAFAWRRRTA; translated from the coding sequence ATGAAATCGAAATTCCGCGCGGCAGCAACCCTCGGCCTCCTCCTCACCGCCAACAAGCCCGAGGTCAGCCAGGCAGCCACCACCGTCATCTCGGCGGGCCCGCAGGCAGCCAGCAGCAGCTTCGACCTCCTGTTTGCCACGCCGCTCACCAGCGTCCAGCAACTCGTTTCCATCGATCAAGGCTCGGTCAATACCGGCGAAGGCGCGGCCTTCACCATTAGCGCGATCCTCACCAGCAATCAGCTCGTGACCGTCTTCTCAAGCGGCACCGTTGCTCCCTTCCAAAACATCACGCTCGCTGCTCTGACCGGCAATACCTTCACCGCCTTCGGCTCACCACAGGATATCAAGGGCCTGCATTTCGAGTCGTTCAAGGTCGGGGGCTCCGGCTTCGCCGGCACCGTCGCCCTCCCCGCCGCGACCAACTTCACCTTCACTGTCGTCCCCGAACCGGCCACCTCCACCGGCCTCGCCCTAGGCGCCGCCGCCCTCGCCTTCGCCTGGCGCCGCCGGACAGCCTGA
- a CDS encoding sensor histidine kinase: MRSLRSALTIRLLLGGTLLLGMAGMGFQWRLRKSLVTEFDSGLLVTAHSLQVLIENENGKIRMETEAEGMPEFSHRGGASVYLLHYPDGREIQRSPSLEDFKLEAPAPTSSTPAFSEVTLPDHRRMRCVSLIARVDGGDHKGREKPDTLIPVTLSVGRDIQPLEHTLREIRNALAATGALTLGALVLLLLWGVRRGLAPVGKLVGDISKIDGRSLSTRLDPGRTPSELVPVVDRLNELLARLERTFEREKRFTADVSHELRTPLAELRALAEVNLLAPPASAHENSDCWSEVQSIALRMESLSIHLLDLARAEQPYRIPLREAVDMNALLTRTLERHATSAAAHDITFDVHAREPVTQESDPVLMELILSNLIGNVTHHAVPGSTCTIALERGTLKVCNAVSGLSPADLPHLFDRYWKSDRSRTDGRRLGLGLTLAMQAATLLGGTLEPAFDPQRSILTFILHFQHPASHRDPNPLV; this comes from the coding sequence ATGAGATCCCTGCGATCCGCCCTCACGATTCGACTTCTGTTAGGAGGCACACTCCTCCTCGGCATGGCCGGCATGGGCTTCCAGTGGCGCTTGCGAAAGTCCCTCGTCACCGAGTTCGACTCCGGCCTGCTGGTCACCGCCCATTCACTCCAGGTCCTCATCGAAAACGAGAATGGCAAGATCCGCATGGAAACCGAAGCCGAGGGCATGCCCGAGTTCAGCCATCGCGGCGGCGCATCGGTTTACCTGCTCCACTACCCCGATGGCCGCGAAATCCAGCGCTCGCCATCTCTCGAAGACTTCAAGCTGGAAGCCCCTGCCCCCACCTCTTCCACCCCCGCATTCTCAGAAGTCACCCTGCCCGATCACCGGCGCATGCGCTGCGTCTCCCTGATCGCCCGCGTCGACGGCGGCGATCACAAGGGACGTGAAAAGCCCGACACCCTCATCCCCGTTACTCTCTCGGTAGGCCGCGACATCCAACCGCTCGAACACACCCTCCGCGAAATCCGGAATGCCCTCGCCGCCACCGGCGCACTCACCCTCGGTGCGCTTGTCCTCCTCCTCCTCTGGGGCGTCCGCCGCGGCCTCGCTCCCGTTGGAAAGCTCGTCGGCGACATTTCGAAAATCGACGGCCGCTCGCTCTCCACTCGCCTCGACCCCGGTCGCACGCCCTCCGAATTGGTCCCGGTCGTTGATCGCCTGAATGAATTGCTCGCCCGCCTCGAGCGCACCTTCGAACGCGAGAAGCGCTTCACCGCCGACGTCTCGCACGAGCTCCGCACCCCGCTCGCCGAGCTCCGCGCCCTCGCCGAAGTCAATCTCCTCGCACCGCCCGCCAGCGCGCACGAAAACTCCGACTGTTGGAGCGAAGTCCAGTCGATCGCCCTCCGCATGGAGTCCCTCTCCATCCACCTTCTCGATCTCGCCCGCGCCGAGCAACCGTACCGCATTCCACTCCGCGAAGCCGTGGACATGAATGCCCTGCTCACCCGCACCCTCGAGCGCCACGCCACCTCCGCCGCAGCCCACGACATCACCTTCGACGTCCACGCCCGCGAACCGGTCACACAGGAAAGCGACCCCGTGCTGATGGAACTCATCCTCTCGAACTTGATCGGGAATGTCACCCATCACGCCGTCCCCGGCAGCACCTGCACCATCGCCTTGGAACGCGGCACACTGAAGGTCTGCAACGCCGTCTCAGGCCTCTCCCCCGCCGACCTCCCGCATCTCTTCGACCGCTACTGGAAGAGCGATCGCTCGCGCACCGATGGACGCCGCCTCGGCCTCGGCCTCACCTTGGCAATGCAAGCCGCCACCCTCCTCGGCGGCACCCTCGAGCCCGCCTTCGATCCACAGCGATCCATCCTCACCTTCATCCTCCATTTCCAACACCCGGCCTCTCACCGCGACCCGAATCCGCTTGTCTGA
- a CDS encoding response regulator transcription factor — MRILVAEDSKSLRNSLRRALQHAGHAVDLAANGMEGLAAVALHAYDVIILDIMMPEIDGLAMLAELREQQNPVHVLLLTARDTLDDKIAGFRAGADDYLVKPFALDELLLRVTALGRRAHGIKQPLLSIGPLELDLGARIVTRSGTPLDLTAREWRLLECLARRVGKVVPRSEIEECIYDELVEPMSNVVDAAVYGLRRKIGRDLIQTRRGLGYVLSP; from the coding sequence ATGCGAATCCTGGTCGCGGAAGATTCCAAGAGCCTGCGCAATTCCCTGCGCCGGGCGCTCCAGCATGCGGGCCACGCCGTCGACCTCGCGGCCAATGGCATGGAAGGCCTCGCTGCCGTCGCGCTCCATGCTTACGACGTGATCATCTTGGACATCATGATGCCCGAGATCGACGGCCTCGCGATGTTGGCCGAATTGCGCGAACAACAAAACCCCGTCCACGTCCTGCTCCTCACCGCACGCGACACCTTGGACGATAAGATCGCCGGCTTCCGCGCGGGCGCGGACGATTATCTCGTGAAGCCATTCGCGCTCGATGAATTGCTCCTCCGCGTCACCGCACTCGGTCGCCGCGCCCACGGCATCAAGCAGCCTCTCCTCTCCATCGGCCCGCTCGAACTCGACCTCGGCGCCCGCATCGTCACGCGGTCCGGCACCCCGCTCGATCTAACAGCTCGCGAGTGGCGTCTCCTGGAATGCCTCGCCCGCCGCGTCGGAAAAGTCGTCCCCCGCTCCGAGATCGAGGAATGCATCTACGATGAACTCGTCGAGCCCATGAGCAATGTCGTGGACGCCGCAGTCTACGGCCTCCGCCGGAAAATCGGCCGCGACCTCATCCAAACCCGCCGCGGTCTCGGCTACGTCCTCTCACCATGA
- a CDS encoding DUF5808 domain-containing protein, whose product MKARLNAMKLSDLERIHDSPESWVLGVIYFSRRDPRLVVRKRIGSLGWTLNFARPLAIPFLLGTLGFIWVSLATLAELDVSKSVKWVVTSVVLFVTLAIWAWVARSGRPVDP is encoded by the coding sequence GTGAAGGCGCGTCTGAATGCCATGAAGCTGAGTGATCTTGAAAGGATCCACGATTCTCCCGAGAGCTGGGTTCTCGGTGTGATCTATTTTTCGCGCCGCGATCCGCGGCTTGTGGTCCGAAAAAGAATCGGGTCGCTGGGCTGGACATTGAACTTCGCGCGGCCGCTGGCGATCCCGTTCCTATTGGGGACGCTGGGGTTCATCTGGGTGTCTCTTGCGACGCTTGCTGAATTGGATGTCTCCAAGTCGGTGAAATGGGTGGTCACTTCAGTGGTTCTGTTCGTGACGCTGGCGATCTGGGCGTGGGTGGCGAGGTCGGGGCGCCCTGTTGATCCGTGA
- a CDS encoding ferritin-like domain-containing protein, with product MSKLTSLDVLLVQEIKDLYSAETQLVKALPKMAKAAANPKLKEGFTKHLEETKGHVARLEEVAELLGASPKGKVCKAMKGLVEEGGETIEEDGDPTIKDLALITAAQKVEHYEISGYGSARALAEALGHDEVVALLQATLDEEGTTDKALTSIAEKLIPQASAAAAK from the coding sequence ATGTCCAAACTCACGTCACTCGATGTCCTCCTGGTTCAAGAAATCAAGGACCTCTATAGCGCCGAAACCCAACTCGTGAAGGCCCTGCCGAAGATGGCGAAGGCAGCCGCGAATCCAAAGCTCAAGGAAGGCTTCACCAAGCACCTTGAGGAAACCAAGGGCCATGTCGCCCGCTTGGAAGAAGTTGCCGAACTCCTCGGCGCCTCCCCGAAAGGCAAGGTCTGCAAGGCCATGAAAGGTCTCGTCGAAGAAGGCGGGGAAACGATCGAAGAAGACGGCGATCCCACCATCAAGGATCTCGCCCTGATCACCGCCGCGCAAAAGGTGGAGCACTACGAAATCTCCGGCTACGGCTCCGCCCGCGCCTTGGCCGAAGCCCTCGGCCATGACGAGGTTGTTGCCCTGCTCCAGGCGACTCTCGATGAGGAAGGCACCACCGACAAAGCCCTGACGTCGATCGCGGAGAAATTGATCCCTCAAGCCTCCGCCGCAGCAGCCAAGTAA
- a CDS encoding SHOCT domain-containing protein, protein MHSLTPRGQAFVDQFAGRHELSRESVIHLLEALNQGGGTMAQFHCAEFGSGQWMRGGMTMVGDMFNHSLKARVNDVCSALSSAMGKTEFFSPVTEASGSGVPWWPAGLGTPSSTGSQNRIRYAIFPQSKRLAIEEGGKLTIYDTGDHRIGGISQQQGGATAVQFTSQHGSFLAQGLPVVREKADSPAEVAESSPPPSSSAVDAARLIKQLASLHAEGILTDEEFTAKKGEILRRV, encoded by the coding sequence ATGCACTCTCTCACTCCACGCGGCCAAGCCTTCGTCGATCAATTCGCAGGCCGTCATGAACTCAGCCGCGAGTCCGTCATCCACCTTCTCGAAGCTCTCAACCAGGGCGGAGGAACGATGGCGCAGTTCCATTGCGCTGAGTTCGGCAGCGGCCAATGGATGCGGGGAGGCATGACCATGGTCGGCGACATGTTCAATCACTCGCTCAAGGCCCGCGTGAATGACGTGTGCTCCGCACTCTCCAGTGCCATGGGAAAGACGGAGTTCTTCTCACCCGTCACGGAAGCTAGCGGATCGGGCGTTCCATGGTGGCCGGCTGGCTTGGGCACTCCTTCGAGCACCGGCTCGCAGAATCGAATCCGCTACGCCATTTTCCCCCAGTCGAAGCGGCTGGCCATTGAGGAAGGTGGCAAGCTGACCATCTATGACACCGGCGATCACCGGATCGGCGGCATCAGCCAGCAGCAAGGCGGAGCCACGGCCGTTCAGTTCACCAGCCAGCACGGAAGCTTCCTCGCCCAGGGCTTGCCCGTCGTGAGGGAAAAAGCGGACTCGCCCGCTGAGGTTGCGGAGTCGTCACCGCCCCCCTCCTCTTCTGCGGTTGATGCAGCGCGCCTGATCAAGCAACTGGCGAGTCTCCACGCTGAAGGCATTCTCACCGATGAGGAATTCACAGCGAAGAAGGGCGAAATCTTGCGCCGCGTCTAA
- a CDS encoding alpha/beta fold hydrolase has protein sequence MPVLRRNNVIVKGREDGPTMLFAHGYGCDQNMWRLVTPAFEEDHRVVLFDHVGAGHSDHAAFDRQKYATLDGYALDIVEIGRALELKDAVFVGHSVSAMMGVIAAAMAPGMFARLVLVAPSPCYLNDGDYTGGFTRAEVDELLDALDKNHMGWSMNMAPVIMGNPDRKELGDELANSFCRTNPEIAKHFARTTFLTDVRDILDDAVLPSLILQCSSDVIAPLSVGSYMHEKMPDSELVVMKATGHCPNLSAPEETIAAIREFLS, from the coding sequence ATGCCGGTATTACGGAGAAACAACGTCATTGTTAAAGGTAGGGAGGACGGGCCCACGATGCTGTTCGCTCATGGCTACGGCTGTGACCAGAACATGTGGCGGCTGGTGACGCCGGCATTTGAGGAGGATCACCGGGTGGTGCTGTTCGATCATGTGGGAGCGGGGCATTCGGATCATGCGGCGTTTGACCGGCAGAAGTATGCGACGCTGGATGGCTACGCGCTGGATATCGTCGAGATTGGGCGGGCGCTGGAGCTGAAGGATGCGGTATTCGTGGGGCATTCGGTGAGCGCGATGATGGGCGTGATCGCGGCGGCGATGGCGCCGGGGATGTTTGCGAGGCTGGTGCTGGTGGCTCCGTCGCCGTGCTATCTGAATGACGGGGACTACACGGGTGGCTTCACGCGCGCGGAGGTGGATGAGCTGCTGGATGCGCTCGACAAGAATCACATGGGCTGGTCGATGAACATGGCGCCGGTGATCATGGGCAATCCGGATCGCAAGGAGCTGGGCGATGAGCTCGCCAATAGTTTCTGCCGGACCAATCCGGAGATCGCGAAGCACTTCGCGCGGACGACTTTCCTGACGGATGTGCGGGACATTCTGGATGATGCGGTGCTGCCGTCGCTGATCCTGCAGTGCTCGTCCGATGTGATCGCTCCTCTTTCGGTGGGAAGCTACATGCACGAGAAGATGCCGGACAGCGAACTGGTGGTGATGAAGGCGACGGGGCATTGCCCGAACCTGAGTGCGCCGGAGGAAACCATTGCCGCGATCCGCGAGTTCCTGTCATGA
- a CDS encoding PAS domain-containing sensor histidine kinase: protein MSGEDHPLLRDFGDFFENSLCGYAILDGEDRFVLCNGPLARWLGHTVEELKGRRFAELLSIGGKVFHETHLAPLLKMQGHYSEVSLEMVCRDGSRLPVLVNAMRRQEADEGGMIFTRLTVLLAVERHAYEASLRQARDTAETKLMDAEETAVLREQFIAVLGHDLRNPLGAITMGTALLAESELSPRDRKLVGAMESSALRMSELIENVMDFARFRLGGGVVLNRRPSDLQKSFSEVVAELQVMHLGRQIECDIAIDGLVDCDPARLSQILSNLLANALTHGASDEPVQVTATVEGGDLVLQVVNRGEVIPEAIIESLFQPFTREEARKSQNGLGLGLYIASEVAKAHGGSLTAASSSEGTEFVFRMPVVVGV from the coding sequence ATGAGCGGGGAGGATCATCCACTGCTGCGCGACTTCGGGGACTTCTTCGAGAATAGCTTGTGCGGATATGCGATCCTGGATGGTGAAGATCGCTTCGTGCTGTGCAATGGTCCGCTCGCGCGCTGGCTTGGACACACGGTGGAAGAGCTGAAGGGGCGGAGATTCGCCGAGCTGCTATCGATCGGTGGGAAGGTATTTCATGAGACTCATCTGGCGCCGCTGCTGAAGATGCAGGGGCACTACTCGGAGGTCTCGCTGGAGATGGTGTGCCGGGATGGCAGCCGCTTGCCGGTGCTGGTAAATGCGATGCGAAGGCAGGAGGCGGACGAGGGCGGGATGATTTTCACCCGGCTGACGGTGCTGCTGGCGGTGGAGCGGCATGCGTATGAGGCGAGCCTGAGACAGGCGCGCGATACGGCGGAAACGAAGCTGATGGATGCCGAGGAGACGGCAGTGCTGCGCGAGCAATTCATCGCGGTGCTGGGGCATGACCTGCGCAATCCGCTGGGCGCGATCACGATGGGCACGGCCTTGCTGGCTGAGTCCGAGCTGAGTCCGCGTGACCGAAAGCTGGTGGGGGCGATGGAGTCGAGTGCGCTGCGGATGAGCGAGCTGATCGAGAACGTGATGGACTTCGCGCGCTTCCGGCTCGGTGGCGGGGTGGTGCTGAATCGCAGGCCATCCGATTTGCAGAAGAGTTTCAGTGAGGTGGTCGCCGAGCTTCAGGTGATGCATCTCGGCCGGCAGATCGAGTGCGACATCGCCATCGATGGGCTGGTGGATTGTGATCCGGCGCGGCTGTCGCAGATCCTTTCGAATCTGTTAGCCAATGCCCTGACGCATGGCGCTTCCGATGAGCCGGTGCAGGTGACGGCGACGGTGGAAGGAGGCGATCTGGTGCTGCAGGTGGTCAACCGGGGCGAGGTGATTCCGGAGGCGATCATCGAGTCGCTCTTCCAGCCCTTCACGAGGGAGGAAGCGCGGAAGAGCCAGAATGGATTGGGACTCGGGCTGTACATCGCTTCCGAGGTGGCGAAGGCTCATGGTGGTTCGCTCACGGCGGCGTCGAGCTCGGAGGGGACGGAGTTTGTTTTCCGGATGCCGGTGGTGGTGGGGGTCTGA
- a CDS encoding SDR family oxidoreductase has translation MSTITMKTLSAPEAAKISTPWTTADIPSQKGRSAIITGTGGIGLETALELARAGAEVIIAGRNPRKGEDAIARIIDEAPSATVRFEQVDLASLQSIADFGARLRDQRDSLDLLINNAAVMMPPKRQQTQDGLELQFATNYLGHFALTAQLMPLLCEGEKPRVISLSSVAARDGIIDFADLQSEHHHKPMRAYSQSKLACLMFALELQRRSAAGQWGVTSIAAHPGIARTDLLHNAPGRWSAIGTARTLLWFMFQPASQGALPSLYAATSPTAKGGSYYGPASFSETRGAPTTATIPKQALDAEAASRLWEISEHLAGITIPAPREARDVTLEELDDPE, from the coding sequence ATGTCCACCATCACCATGAAAACCCTGTCAGCTCCGGAGGCCGCCAAGATCAGCACCCCGTGGACCACCGCCGACATCCCTTCCCAGAAAGGCCGCTCGGCCATCATCACCGGCACCGGCGGCATCGGCCTCGAGACCGCCCTGGAACTCGCCCGCGCCGGTGCCGAAGTCATCATCGCCGGTCGCAATCCCCGCAAGGGCGAGGACGCCATCGCGCGCATCATCGATGAAGCGCCCTCGGCCACCGTCCGCTTCGAGCAGGTCGATCTCGCCAGCCTCCAATCCATCGCCGACTTCGGCGCGCGGCTGCGCGACCAGCGCGACAGCCTCGATCTCCTCATCAACAACGCCGCCGTCATGATGCCACCGAAACGGCAACAAACCCAGGATGGCCTCGAACTCCAGTTCGCCACCAACTACCTCGGCCACTTTGCTCTAACAGCCCAGCTCATGCCCCTCCTCTGCGAGGGCGAAAAGCCACGCGTCATCTCGCTCTCCAGCGTCGCCGCCCGCGACGGCATCATCGACTTCGCCGACCTCCAGTCCGAGCACCACCACAAGCCCATGCGAGCCTACAGCCAATCGAAGCTCGCCTGCCTCATGTTCGCCTTGGAGCTTCAGCGTCGCAGCGCCGCCGGCCAATGGGGCGTCACCAGCATCGCCGCCCATCCCGGCATCGCCCGCACCGATCTCCTGCACAATGCCCCCGGCCGCTGGAGCGCCATCGGCACCGCACGCACTCTCCTCTGGTTCATGTTCCAGCCCGCCTCCCAGGGAGCGCTCCCTTCGCTCTACGCCGCCACCTCACCCACCGCGAAAGGCGGCAGCTACTACGGCCCCGCCAGCTTCAGCGAAACCCGCGGCGCTCCCACCACCGCCACCATCCCGAAACAAGCGCTCGATGCCGAAGCCGCCTCCCGCCTATGGGAAATCTCGGAACACCTCGCCGGAATCACCATCCCCGCACCTCGCGAAGCAAGGGACGTGACCCTCGAAGAGTTGGATGACCCTGAATGA
- a CDS encoding TetR/AcrR family transcriptional regulator produces MARPKSNDKRTAILEAAVRVIDQEGLSAPTATIAREAGISNGSLFTYFETKTELFNQLYLELKTQMGTAAVEGFPAKAALRKQAHHVWWNWMHWAAAHPPKRRALAQLAVSEQITPETRAAVYKNIAGLIDVLERMRLRGSLQNGATNFASSMMTSLAETTMDYMINDPANADKHCTVGFETFWRATS; encoded by the coding sequence ATGGCCCGTCCCAAGAGCAACGACAAGCGCACCGCGATCCTCGAGGCCGCGGTCCGCGTGATCGATCAGGAAGGCCTCAGCGCACCCACCGCCACCATCGCCCGCGAGGCCGGCATTTCCAATGGCTCCCTCTTCACCTACTTCGAGACCAAGACCGAGCTCTTCAATCAGCTCTACCTCGAATTGAAGACCCAGATGGGCACCGCCGCCGTGGAGGGCTTCCCGGCGAAGGCCGCCCTCCGCAAGCAAGCCCACCACGTCTGGTGGAATTGGATGCACTGGGCCGCCGCTCACCCGCCCAAGCGCCGCGCCCTCGCCCAGCTCGCCGTCTCCGAGCAGATCACCCCGGAGACCCGCGCCGCCGTCTACAAGAACATCGCCGGCCTGATCGATGTCCTGGAACGCATGCGCCTCCGCGGCTCACTGCAAAACGGAGCCACCAACTTCGCCAGTTCCATGATGACCTCCCTCGCCGAGACCACCATGGACTACATGATCAATGACCCCGCCAACGCCGACAAACACTGCACCGTCGGCTTCGAAACCTTCTGGCGCGCCACCTCCTAA